Proteins from a genomic interval of Rhodothermales bacterium:
- a CDS encoding MMPL family transporter has translation MSALGPVNRLFDRLRPVIRFVGAHPATVLVVALLLSALAFSQARTLRIDTDIANLIPDDYPSKVALERLRATVGGESEAEVGIVSPSFEANRAFAEDFIERAMALRPDPSAEPYLTGVEYRQDTEFLKSNALYFASEAELNLLEDWLADKIEESRLEANPFFFDLGEDEEGTETDSVAQELENIYDNIVAKEYPVSEDSTVMALKFYPSGSQTDVSFTRELYAALEGLAANLEPSSYHPEMEVVFAGRLLRSMVEVETIQEDVLGSFGAGALAVLLMVLAYFAYKAYRARSLGGLEWRVVGSTLLRLPVLALVVGIPLLMSLSWTFGVAALLFGTLNLMTSTLGLVLFGLGIDFGIHFYARYTEERAEGRAPEPAIEHTFVSTGMAIAVGAVSTAAALLVLVFADFRGFSQFGAMAGMGILFALLAMMLIMPALLVLFERLRLLNLGQGQGTAPRKVERGSTRWAKPILAGSAAAIIAAVAALGLVEFEYRFGELEPTYAEYNEKAEIIRRVHDDSNNRNPAYIVLDEPAEVPAVVRALRQQVAADTTSPTVDRVESLQERFPTAPADQQRRLARIADIRAALADPFLESDDSEDMQRLRRAAGTTEPIALEQVPDFLVERFSAKDGTLGNFVIIYPAVGLSDGRQSIAFAEDIGRVETEDGVYHAGSSSLVAADMLKLMQRESPWMVLATLVMVVLLMWLTFGQIRWAMLAVLPLLVGVLWMLLLVEVLGLRINFYNLIVLPAVLGIGNDAGVHLVSRYREKGRGSMPSVLRTTGEHVSMGSLTTMVGFAGLLLSFHPGLRSIGELAVVGIGATLAAALLFLPALISVLEGRQSDASDPIAPEARRRIQRRRFSTKSGSE, from the coding sequence ATGAGCGCTCTGGGTCCTGTTAATCGCCTGTTTGACCGCTTGCGACCGGTGATTCGGTTCGTCGGCGCGCACCCGGCCACCGTGCTCGTGGTAGCGCTTCTCCTGTCGGCCCTTGCGTTCAGTCAGGCGCGCACCCTGCGAATCGATACGGACATAGCCAATCTGATTCCGGACGATTATCCGAGCAAGGTTGCGCTGGAGCGGCTGCGGGCGACCGTCGGAGGCGAATCGGAAGCGGAAGTCGGCATCGTGAGTCCGAGCTTCGAGGCCAATCGAGCCTTCGCCGAGGACTTCATTGAACGGGCGATGGCCCTGCGGCCCGACCCGTCCGCCGAGCCGTATCTGACCGGTGTGGAGTACCGGCAGGACACAGAATTCCTGAAGTCCAACGCCCTCTACTTCGCTTCGGAGGCCGAGTTGAATCTGCTGGAGGACTGGCTGGCGGACAAGATCGAGGAGTCGCGTCTGGAGGCGAACCCCTTCTTTTTTGATCTCGGCGAGGACGAGGAAGGGACAGAGACCGATTCTGTCGCCCAGGAGCTGGAGAACATCTACGACAACATCGTAGCCAAGGAATATCCGGTTTCCGAGGACAGCACCGTCATGGCGCTCAAGTTCTACCCGTCCGGTTCACAGACGGATGTGAGCTTTACGAGGGAATTGTATGCGGCTCTGGAGGGGCTGGCGGCCAATCTCGAGCCGTCGAGCTACCATCCCGAGATGGAAGTGGTCTTTGCCGGGCGCCTGCTGCGAAGCATGGTGGAGGTCGAGACCATTCAGGAAGACGTCCTGGGTTCCTTTGGAGCCGGCGCGCTCGCCGTGCTGTTGATGGTACTGGCCTACTTCGCGTACAAGGCCTATCGGGCGCGATCCCTGGGCGGTCTGGAGTGGCGCGTTGTCGGATCCACCCTGCTGCGCCTGCCGGTTCTGGCACTCGTCGTGGGAATACCGCTCCTGATGAGTCTGTCGTGGACGTTCGGCGTAGCGGCTCTTCTCTTTGGCACGCTGAATCTGATGACGTCGACACTGGGGCTTGTGTTGTTCGGCCTTGGAATCGACTTCGGGATTCATTTCTACGCACGGTATACGGAGGAGCGCGCCGAAGGCAGGGCCCCCGAGCCGGCCATCGAACACACGTTCGTCTCCACCGGCATGGCGATCGCCGTGGGGGCCGTAAGCACCGCCGCCGCACTGCTGGTCCTGGTGTTTGCCGATTTCCGGGGTTTCAGTCAATTCGGCGCGATGGCGGGCATGGGCATCCTGTTCGCCCTGCTGGCCATGATGCTGATCATGCCGGCCCTCCTGGTTCTCTTCGAGCGCCTTCGGCTTCTCAACCTGGGTCAGGGCCAGGGCACGGCTCCCCGGAAGGTGGAGCGAGGCTCCACCCGGTGGGCCAAGCCCATTCTGGCTGGCTCAGCCGCTGCAATCATTGCGGCCGTCGCGGCGCTGGGACTGGTGGAGTTCGAGTACCGATTCGGAGAGCTCGAACCCACCTACGCCGAATACAACGAGAAGGCGGAAATCATCCGTCGGGTGCACGACGACAGCAACAACCGCAATCCGGCATATATCGTGCTGGATGAGCCCGCCGAGGTACCCGCGGTGGTGCGTGCGCTCAGGCAGCAGGTGGCCGCCGACACCACCTCACCGACTGTGGACCGGGTAGAGTCCCTCCAGGAGCGCTTTCCAACCGCGCCCGCCGATCAGCAACGCAGACTGGCGCGCATTGCCGACATTCGCGCTGCCCTGGCCGATCCGTTCCTCGAATCAGACGATTCAGAGGACATGCAGCGGCTCAGGCGGGCGGCCGGCACCACAGAGCCCATCGCCCTGGAACAGGTTCCAGATTTCCTGGTGGAGCGATTCTCCGCCAAGGACGGCACACTGGGCAATTTTGTGATCATCTACCCCGCCGTCGGCCTGTCGGACGGCAGGCAGTCCATCGCCTTCGCAGAGGATATCGGAAGGGTCGAAACCGAGGACGGCGTCTACCATGCAGGGTCGTCGTCCCTGGTGGCGGCGGACATGTTGAAACTCATGCAGCGGGAGTCGCCCTGGATGGTGCTCGCCACCCTGGTTATGGTGGTGCTGCTCATGTGGCTGACTTTCGGACAGATTCGGTGGGCCATGCTCGCCGTGCTTCCGCTGTTGGTGGGCGTGCTCTGGATGCTGCTTCTCGTAGAGGTCCTGGGGCTCCGCATCAACTTCTACAATCTGATCGTGCTTCCGGCGGTGCTCGGAATCGGCAACGATGCAGGCGTGCATCTCGTCAGCCGCTACCGGGAGAAAGGGCGTGGCTCCATGCCGAGCGTGCTGCGAACGACTGGAGAGCACGTCTCGATGGGCTCACTGACCACCATGGTCGGATTTGCCGGGCTGCTGCTGAGCTTTCATCCGGGCTTGCGCAGTATCGGCGAACTGGCGGTGGTCGGGATCGGCGCGACGCTGGCAGCCGCGCTGCTGTTTCTGCCTGCGCTGATCAGTGTGCTTGAGGGTCGTCAGTCCGACGCTTCCGATCCCATCGCTCCCGAAGCACGTCGACGTATTCAGCGGCGACGCTTTTCCACGAAAAGCGGGAGCGAGTAA
- the uvrA gene encoding excinuclease ABC subunit UvrA, with the protein MPSRKRTITIRGARQHNLKSVDLDLPRGKLVVFTGPSGSGKSSLAFDTIYAEGQRRYVESLSAYARQFLERMDKPDVDLIAGLAPAIAIEQKTTTRNPRSTVSTQTEVYDHLRLLFARIGTTFSPESGEPVTRDTPRSVANQLVSEMDDGTRFYLCFRLPERKGTTVAAELDVLKRRGFFRILVTKKGGEEVVDLNEIDPASVRAARKRILVVADRLAVRKGDEKALARISDSVEMAFREGSGRAVVHVAGGGPTLDFSEFFERDGRRFEEPSPNLFSFNSPLGACPECQGFGRVTGLDPDLIIPKPQLSIRQGAIAPFRTDQWSSWFRELIRAASEARVSIDAPYQSLSEREQSVVWQGHGEYGGINGFFSMLEKQNYKMHYRILHARYRGYTRCPSCTGYRLREDARFVRIGGLHIGQVCELTVGDAHRFFEELELTPFEHEVSERIVHEITKRLRFLVDVGLDYLTLDRLSQTLSGGESQRIHLATSLGSALVGSLYVLDEPSIGLHPRDSDRLIDILENLRDIGNSVLVVEHEEAMMRRADYLVDMGPGAGRLGGQVVARGEPDVVLADPASLTGAYLSGRKQIPVPSRRRAVDERDCIVIENARQHNLKRIDVTIPLGMVTCVTGVSGSGKSTLIHDILYLGLARLLGLELGDDKVGAHDAIRGHRLVDHVELVDQQPIGRSPRSNPITYIKAFDHIRQLFADTHQAQIRGLKPGYFSFNVPGGRCETCQGEGQVKVEMQFLADLYLECEACKGTRYKQDAREIRFQGKSIDQVLEMTVDEGVDFFSESNQLQRKLKVLQDIGLGYISLGQPSNTLSGGEAQRIKLAAHLAKKSKQRILYLFDEPTTGLHFDDIRKLLGAFDRLVKAGHAVVIIEHNLDVIKCADHLIDMGPEGGVRGGFVVATGTPEQVAGVDESHTGRFLRDLLPDGHPVT; encoded by the coding sequence ATGCCTTCGAGAAAACGAACGATCACCATCCGGGGTGCACGCCAGCACAATCTGAAGAGCGTCGATCTTGACCTCCCGCGCGGCAAACTGGTGGTGTTCACAGGCCCGTCCGGATCCGGCAAGTCGTCCTTGGCCTTTGATACCATCTACGCGGAGGGGCAACGTCGCTATGTGGAGAGCCTGAGCGCCTACGCGCGGCAGTTTCTGGAGCGCATGGACAAGCCTGACGTGGATCTCATCGCAGGGCTGGCGCCGGCCATTGCCATCGAGCAGAAAACGACCACCCGTAATCCGCGCTCCACCGTCTCCACCCAGACGGAGGTATATGATCACCTGCGACTGCTGTTCGCGCGTATCGGCACCACCTTCAGTCCGGAGTCTGGCGAACCGGTCACCCGGGATACGCCGCGGTCGGTGGCCAACCAGCTGGTCAGCGAGATGGATGACGGAACACGGTTCTATCTGTGCTTCCGGCTGCCCGAGCGCAAGGGAACCACGGTCGCGGCAGAACTGGATGTGCTGAAACGACGTGGCTTCTTTCGCATCCTGGTCACGAAGAAGGGGGGCGAGGAGGTGGTCGACCTCAACGAGATAGATCCGGCCTCCGTGCGAGCGGCACGCAAACGCATTCTGGTCGTCGCGGACCGCCTGGCGGTTCGCAAGGGCGACGAGAAGGCCCTGGCGCGCATCTCCGATTCCGTTGAGATGGCATTCCGGGAGGGAAGCGGACGCGCCGTGGTTCACGTGGCCGGTGGTGGCCCGACACTGGATTTCAGCGAGTTCTTTGAGCGGGACGGCAGGCGTTTCGAGGAGCCCAGCCCCAACCTGTTTTCGTTCAACTCTCCCCTGGGCGCGTGCCCGGAGTGCCAGGGCTTCGGGCGGGTTACCGGGCTGGATCCAGACCTGATCATTCCCAAGCCGCAGCTGTCGATCCGTCAGGGTGCGATCGCCCCGTTCCGCACCGACCAGTGGAGTTCCTGGTTTCGGGAGCTGATCCGGGCCGCATCGGAAGCCCGGGTCTCGATCGACGCGCCGTACCAAAGCCTGTCCGAGCGTGAGCAGAGCGTTGTCTGGCAGGGTCACGGAGAGTACGGGGGCATCAACGGCTTCTTCTCCATGCTGGAGAAGCAGAACTACAAGATGCACTATCGCATCCTGCATGCGAGGTACCGCGGGTATACGCGCTGCCCGTCCTGCACGGGATACCGCCTTCGTGAGGATGCCCGTTTTGTGCGCATCGGTGGCCTTCACATCGGCCAGGTATGTGAATTGACGGTCGGCGACGCGCACCGGTTTTTCGAGGAGCTCGAGCTGACCCCGTTCGAGCATGAGGTCTCCGAACGCATCGTGCACGAGATCACCAAGCGGCTTCGATTCCTGGTCGATGTCGGACTCGACTACCTCACGCTGGACCGCCTGAGCCAGACGCTGTCCGGCGGCGAAAGCCAGCGTATCCATCTGGCCACCTCCCTCGGCTCCGCCCTCGTCGGATCTCTCTACGTACTGGACGAGCCTTCAATCGGGCTCCATCCCAGGGATTCGGACCGGCTGATTGACATTCTGGAAAACCTGCGCGACATCGGCAACAGCGTGTTGGTTGTCGAGCATGAGGAAGCCATGATGCGCCGGGCGGACTACCTCGTCGATATGGGCCCCGGTGCCGGCCGGCTCGGTGGCCAGGTGGTCGCGCGGGGAGAGCCGGATGTGGTGCTGGCTGATCCCGCCTCGCTTACCGGCGCCTATTTGTCGGGGCGCAAGCAGATTCCGGTACCCAGCCGGCGCCGGGCTGTCGACGAGCGGGACTGCATCGTGATCGAGAATGCGCGCCAGCACAATCTGAAGCGCATCGACGTCACCATTCCCTTGGGCATGGTCACCTGCGTGACCGGCGTATCAGGATCCGGCAAGTCGACACTGATCCACGACATCCTCTACCTGGGACTGGCCAGGCTGCTGGGTCTGGAGCTCGGCGACGACAAGGTAGGCGCACATGATGCGATTCGCGGGCACCGCCTGGTGGACCACGTCGAACTGGTTGACCAGCAGCCAATCGGCCGCTCGCCCAGGAGCAATCCGATCACATACATCAAGGCATTTGATCACATACGCCAGTTGTTTGCGGACACGCATCAGGCACAGATTCGTGGTCTGAAGCCCGGATACTTCTCCTTCAACGTGCCGGGCGGCCGTTGCGAGACCTGCCAGGGCGAAGGGCAGGTGAAAGTGGAAATGCAGTTCCTCGCCGATCTGTATCTGGAATGCGAGGCGTGCAAGGGAACCCGCTACAAGCAGGACGCTCGGGAAATCCGTTTCCAGGGCAAAAGCATTGATCAGGTGCTGGAGATGACGGTCGATGAGGGCGTCGACTTCTTCAGCGAATCCAATCAGCTGCAGCGCAAGCTGAAGGTTCTTCAGGATATCGGCCTCGGCTACATCTCCCTGGGACAGCCCTCCAATACGCTGTCCGGAGGCGAGGCGCAACGCATCAAATTGGCCGCCCATCTGGCCAAGAAATCGAAACAGCGCATCCTCTACCTCTTTGACGAACCGACAACCGGCCTGCACTTCGATGACATTCGCAAGCTGCTCGGCGCGTTCGACCGTCTGGTGAAGGCAGGCCACGCCGTTGTGATCATTGAGCACAACCTGGATGTCATCAAGTGTGCCGACCACCTCATCGACATGGGCCCCGAGGGAGGGGTGCGTGGCGGGTTTGTCGTGGCGACCGGCACCCCGGAGCAGGTCGCAGGCGTGGACGAGAGTCACACCGGGCGTTTTCTGCGGGATCTGCTTCCCGACGGACACCCCGTTACCTGA
- a CDS encoding glycosyltransferase family 4 protein: MRLLFVSHSLPPLDRPLDNLGGMQRVALELDTELAQRGDIAYETRFLRAPWATVHIRSVGFLLRTLPLLRRRARRGDVDVVLFSSMVTAGLMVLLKGAFRRSGVLAAAIVHGLDVTTPSRIYQRFVPRVFDALDLVMPVSEATGQACLERGLDPEKLRPVRNGVDVSRFETPGFLRQERREALNAVTAAEAPEADTLVLASVGRQVRRKGFDWFIRNVMPLLPQNVHYWLAGDGPETPRIVEAVRETGLTDRVELLGRVSEEDLQALYRGADLFVMPNVPVEGDMEGFGVVMLEAGMNGMPTVGSRLEGIAEVIEDGQNGSLVESGDTQAFTQAVMQFHGEPALLDQASERAYDFTRSRFSWKSVAAEYVDVLRERWDRKRRTDDPQAH; this comes from the coding sequence ATGAGACTGCTTTTCGTATCCCACTCCCTGCCGCCCCTCGACCGGCCGCTCGACAATCTGGGCGGCATGCAGCGTGTTGCGCTGGAGCTGGATACCGAGCTCGCGCAACGCGGCGATATCGCCTACGAGACTCGATTCCTGCGCGCACCGTGGGCAACCGTTCACATTCGCAGCGTCGGCTTCCTGCTGCGCACGCTGCCTCTGCTCAGGCGGCGCGCACGTCGCGGGGACGTGGACGTGGTGCTCTTCTCCTCGATGGTGACGGCCGGTCTGATGGTGTTGCTCAAAGGGGCGTTTCGCCGTAGCGGCGTTCTCGCGGCCGCGATCGTTCACGGACTGGATGTGACGACGCCGTCACGCATCTACCAGCGGTTCGTGCCTCGTGTGTTCGATGCGCTGGACCTGGTGATGCCGGTCAGTGAGGCCACGGGTCAGGCTTGCCTGGAGCGTGGCCTGGATCCGGAGAAGCTCCGTCCCGTGCGCAACGGCGTAGATGTCAGTCGCTTCGAGACCCCCGGCTTTCTTCGTCAGGAGCGACGTGAGGCATTGAACGCGGTGACCGCCGCCGAAGCCCCCGAAGCAGACACTCTGGTGTTGGCCAGCGTGGGTCGGCAGGTCCGTCGAAAGGGCTTCGACTGGTTCATCCGAAACGTTATGCCGCTCCTCCCGCAAAACGTGCACTACTGGCTCGCCGGGGACGGCCCCGAGACTCCCCGCATTGTCGAGGCGGTCCGCGAAACCGGCCTGACGGACCGGGTGGAACTGCTTGGCCGGGTCTCCGAAGAAGACCTGCAAGCCCTGTATCGGGGAGCGGACCTGTTTGTGATGCCCAACGTGCCGGTAGAGGGGGACATGGAAGGCTTCGGCGTGGTCATGCTTGAGGCGGGCATGAACGGCATGCCGACTGTCGGATCCCGACTGGAGGGTATCGCAGAGGTCATCGAAGACGGACAGAACGGGAGCCTTGTGGAATCTGGCGATACGCAGGCCTTTACCCAGGCCGTCATGCAGTTCCACGGGGAACCCGCCCTGCTGGACCAGGCCTCAGAGCGTGCCTACGACTTTACTCGCTCCCGCTTTTCGTGGAAAAGCGTCGCCGCTGAATACGTCGACGTGCTTCGGGAGCGATGGGATCGGAAGCGTCGGACTGACGACCCTCAAGCACACTGA
- a CDS encoding glycosyltransferase family 1 protein, with product MRVALFSGAYDHIADGVSLTLNRLVGHLEARGALVRVLAPTIEQPALEGAGELDPVPSIAMPGREEYRISRRLTADHIARLESFDPHLVHLATPDIPGAQALRWARSRGLPVVASYHTHFTSYLSYYRMGWLEGLLWRYLRNFYRRCDRVLVPSRSMADVLAEHGIQGNVGLWKRGVELDRFDPAHRDMSWRRDLGFADKDVVVTLVSRLVVEKGLDVFADTVQELTARGVPVRCLIVGEGPARAMLEESLPGAIFLGHQTGSDLSRAYASSDVFVFPSYTETFGNVTLEAMASGLPTVCADATGSRSLVKPGVTGFLAPPMDVARFTEHVERLVTDDELRNRMSQAARQEAATYAWPVILDGMVDEYLSVLRNQEAAVA from the coding sequence GTGCGGGTCGCTCTTTTCAGCGGCGCCTATGATCACATCGCCGACGGTGTCTCCCTGACGCTGAACAGGCTGGTGGGCCACCTCGAGGCGCGAGGGGCCCTGGTGCGTGTGCTCGCGCCGACCATTGAGCAACCGGCCCTCGAAGGAGCAGGCGAACTCGATCCGGTTCCTTCAATCGCCATGCCCGGGCGCGAGGAGTATCGCATCAGCCGCCGACTGACTGCGGACCACATCGCCCGACTGGAGTCGTTTGATCCTCATTTGGTACACCTCGCGACGCCGGATATTCCGGGCGCACAGGCGTTGCGGTGGGCCCGTTCCCGCGGGCTGCCCGTGGTGGCCTCCTACCACACGCACTTTACGTCCTACCTGTCCTACTACCGCATGGGCTGGCTCGAGGGGCTGTTGTGGCGGTACCTGCGGAATTTCTATCGGCGTTGTGACAGGGTGCTGGTCCCCTCCCGGTCAATGGCCGATGTGCTGGCCGAGCACGGCATTCAGGGGAATGTCGGTCTTTGGAAGCGCGGGGTGGAGCTTGATCGTTTCGACCCCGCCCACCGCGATATGTCGTGGCGTCGTGATCTCGGATTCGCGGACAAGGATGTGGTGGTCACCCTCGTCAGCCGACTCGTGGTTGAGAAGGGGCTGGACGTGTTTGCAGACACCGTTCAGGAACTGACGGCCCGGGGTGTGCCCGTGCGCTGCCTGATTGTCGGCGAGGGCCCGGCTCGCGCCATGCTGGAAGAATCCCTGCCGGGCGCCATATTTCTGGGCCACCAGACCGGCAGCGACCTGTCGCGGGCGTATGCGTCCTCAGACGTGTTCGTCTTCCCGAGCTACACCGAAACGTTCGGCAACGTCACTCTGGAGGCGATGGCATCCGGCCTGCCGACCGTATGTGCAGACGCCACCGGAAGCCGCTCCCTGGTCAAACCGGGAGTCACCGGGTTTCTGGCACCGCCCATGGATGTAGCACGGTTTACCGAGCACGTAGAGCGCCTGGTCACCGACGACGAACTGCGAAACCGAATGTCCCAGGCCGCCCGGCAGGAGGCTGCCACCTATGCCTGGCCCGTGATTCTCGACGGCATGGTAGACGAATACCTGAGCGTGTTGCGCAACCAGGAGGCGGCCGTGGCATGA
- a CDS encoding BatA and WFA domain-containing protein, with protein sequence MTFLNPLILLGLVAAAVPLIIHLFNFRKPRRVEFSSLEFLKEVERSTMQRVRIKQWLLLALRTLAIACMVIAFARPTVQGFLGEAFAGAAPVAIGVVVDTSPSMNQRDAGGSYLDQARALARQILSDTDARDEVIVMGTGAETATLGPGGQPALTRLEELTMGSSRGSQLDALARAADILGRAAATNRELYLIGDLQASSLLDSTQLRVSDHAPVFVTPVGTGPSENVAVGQVRVRSRIVEADQPVRLSARLTNYGSTPAASYVTSVFLGGERVAQSTADLPAGAVTEIEFSVTPSARGWLAGVVETEDDAFPGDNRAYFTLHVPEERDVLLVAGDGQDVRFVRAALGANPRISLDVQTVPESQLAALDLSVFDLVILAGPASLSTGEVRRVADFTRAGGGVLFFPGSNGSVADYNALFAEVGAGRVRSLPGPATGQAVDIVDRIDTEHPLFDGVLDTAAGQIERPTVFRRMAYEPGAGAEATVMALSSGSPFLQEVRTGGGSMLIAAVAPDPTWSDLPTRGLFIPLMYRALFLLSASGDITGEDLRTGAGAEVLIPGLQQSGTVMLLDPQGNEAIPPARTGVGGTVLDLEGFLTIPGHYTLQDDGVLLRRFAVNPDQAESDLQRMPVDDAVTALANRSDAPVQALDLTLDRAARLVDARRGAELWNVFLALALLFLAAEMVVAKQWKPETAAAA encoded by the coding sequence ATGACGTTTCTGAACCCACTTATTCTGCTCGGACTGGTGGCGGCGGCGGTGCCGCTGATCATCCACCTGTTCAATTTTCGAAAGCCCCGGCGCGTAGAGTTCTCTTCGCTGGAGTTTCTGAAGGAGGTCGAGCGCTCCACCATGCAGCGTGTGCGCATCAAGCAGTGGCTTCTGCTGGCCCTGCGTACGCTCGCCATTGCATGCATGGTGATTGCGTTTGCCCGACCCACGGTGCAGGGGTTTCTCGGAGAAGCGTTCGCCGGTGCGGCCCCCGTGGCAATCGGTGTAGTGGTGGACACGTCCCCGTCCATGAACCAGCGGGACGCCGGTGGCAGTTACCTGGATCAGGCCCGTGCGCTTGCCCGGCAGATCCTCTCGGACACCGACGCGAGGGATGAGGTAATTGTAATGGGTACGGGCGCGGAGACCGCCACGCTCGGGCCGGGCGGCCAGCCGGCGCTGACCCGCCTGGAGGAACTTACGATGGGGTCCTCGCGGGGCTCACAGCTCGATGCGCTGGCGCGCGCAGCCGACATCCTGGGACGCGCCGCGGCCACCAACCGGGAGCTCTACCTCATCGGTGACCTCCAGGCGAGCTCTCTCCTGGATTCTACCCAGCTGCGCGTGTCGGACCACGCTCCCGTGTTTGTGACACCGGTTGGTACCGGTCCCTCGGAAAACGTGGCTGTGGGCCAGGTCCGGGTGCGCTCGCGCATCGTGGAAGCAGATCAGCCGGTTCGCCTTTCTGCCCGCCTGACCAACTACGGCTCCACTCCCGCTGCGTCCTATGTGACGAGTGTATTCCTGGGTGGGGAACGCGTGGCACAGTCAACCGCAGACCTCCCTGCAGGAGCGGTGACCGAAATCGAGTTTTCGGTGACGCCTTCCGCGCGCGGCTGGCTGGCCGGTGTGGTCGAAACCGAAGACGATGCGTTCCCGGGAGACAACCGGGCGTATTTCACCCTGCACGTGCCCGAGGAGCGGGATGTTTTGCTGGTCGCGGGAGACGGCCAGGACGTGCGTTTTGTGCGAGCCGCACTCGGCGCAAATCCGCGCATCTCTCTCGATGTACAGACGGTGCCCGAGTCGCAACTGGCGGCGCTGGATCTCAGCGTGTTCGATCTGGTCATCCTGGCGGGTCCAGCCTCGCTCTCGACCGGTGAGGTGCGCCGCGTGGCAGACTTCACAAGGGCGGGTGGGGGCGTTCTGTTCTTCCCGGGCTCGAACGGGTCCGTCGCAGATTACAACGCGCTCTTCGCGGAGGTAGGCGCCGGAAGAGTGCGAAGTCTGCCCGGCCCTGCTACGGGCCAGGCTGTGGACATAGTGGATCGCATTGACACCGAGCATCCGCTGTTTGACGGTGTGCTGGACACGGCCGCGGGGCAGATCGAGCGCCCCACGGTTTTTCGGCGCATGGCCTACGAGCCTGGCGCAGGTGCCGAAGCCACCGTGATGGCGTTGAGCTCCGGATCACCGTTTCTCCAGGAGGTCCGGACCGGAGGGGGCAGCATGCTCATCGCTGCCGTCGCACCTGATCCGACCTGGTCCGACCTGCCGACACGTGGCCTGTTCATTCCCCTCATGTACCGTGCGCTGTTCCTGCTCTCTGCCAGCGGGGACATCACCGGTGAGGACCTGCGGACCGGCGCCGGTGCCGAGGTCCTGATTCCGGGACTGCAGCAGTCGGGAACCGTCATGTTGCTCGATCCTCAGGGCAACGAGGCCATCCCGCCGGCGCGAACTGGGGTCGGGGGCACGGTGCTGGACCTTGAGGGCTTTCTGACGATTCCGGGACACTACACACTGCAGGACGACGGCGTGCTGCTGCGCCGGTTCGCGGTGAATCCGGACCAGGCGGAGTCCGATCTGCAACGGATGCCCGTTGACGATGCGGTTACCGCACTCGCCAATCGTTCCGATGCTCCGGTTCAGGCATTGGACCTGACACTCGATCGCGCCGCAAGGCTTGTCGACGCAAGGCGGGGCGCCGAGCTCTGGAACGTGTTTCTGGCGCTCGCGTTGCTCTTTTTGGCAGCCGAGATGGTTGTGGCCAAGCAATGGAAGCCGGAAACGGCTGCTGCAGCCTGA